The Tenebrio molitor chromosome 5, icTenMoli1.1, whole genome shotgun sequence genome has a segment encoding these proteins:
- the pirk gene encoding uncharacterized protein pirk, whose translation MGAPVRLKKYVGNNLALTLVGHESKAYLVVGNNCSVKLADNVSSIKIVGDNCTLRVASGGGAVVYVGNNGSVHLDQSIDEDVVTYVGNNGVVSSKDGAIPRHCSDGDVRRCGSSEKVINLDGECNVTVSGVRTCRKLTKLATGSLPNIRIHLGGVSRRTR comes from the coding sequence ATGGGCGCACCTGTCCGCCTGAAGAAGTACGTGGGGAACAACTTGGCGCTGACCTTGGTCGGCCACGAGAGCAAGGCCTATCTAGTTGTGGGCAACAATTGCTCCGTCAAGCTGGCCGACAACGTCTCGTCGATCAAGATCGTGGGGGACAACTGCACGTTGCGGGTGGCCAGCGGGGGCGGCGCCGTCGTGTACGTGGGGAACAACGGCAGCGTGCATCTGGACCAGAGCATCGACGAGGATGTGGTGACGTACGTGGGGAATAACGGAGTGGTTTCTTCGAAGGACGGCGCGATTCCGCGGCACTGCAGCGACGGGGACGTGCGGAGATGCGGGAGTTCGGAGAAAGTTATTAATTTGGATGGGGAGTGCAATGTGACCGTCTCGGGGGTCAGGACTTGTCGGAAGCTGACGAAGCTCGCGACTGGGAGCTTGCCCAACATCCGGATCCATCTTGGGGGGGTCAGCAGACGCACTAGATAG
- the EMC5 gene encoding ER membrane protein complex subunit 5-B, with translation MPATFVHRFILSVGFLSLFHVAYSAAQHRSYLRLNELDFTHLPLDIVIQACISLFVIMYGVMNMAGDFKEIKASAELENRSWETFRNIPAFYTFSHRGKLFSPPHSNQKNSNKKEE, from the exons ATGCCCGCTACATTTGTACACAGGTTCATATTAAGTGTTGGATTTCTATCATTATTTCACGTGGCGTATTCGGCAGCTCAAC ATCGTTCATATTTACGTTTAAATGAATTGGATTTCACACATTTACCGCTCGAT ATCGTCATCCAGGCCTGCATCAGCCTGTTTGTCATTATGTATGGAGTGATGAACATGGCCGGTGACTTTAAAGAAATCAAGGCATCAGCCGAGTTGGAAAACAGATCTTGGGAGACCTTCAGAAACATTCCCGCCTTTTACACTTTCAGCCATCGAGGCAAGCTTTTCAGTCCTCCACATAGtaaccaaaaaaattcaaacaaaaaagaGGAATGA
- the Bmcp gene encoding mitochondrial uncoupling protein Bmcp isoform X2 — protein MGKRDWRPFVYGGLASCVAEFGTFPIDTSKTRLQVQGQKLDKNHATLKYRGMVDCLLKIGKNEGLAGLYSGIWPAVLRQATYGTIKFGTYYSLKRIIVERNDGKESVTVNLCCAVIAGAVSSAIANPTDVLKVRMQVQGSHGNVSLIDCFKDVYTHEGISGLWRGVSPTAQRAAVIAAVELPVYDFCKSRLIQTFGDNVTNHFISSLFASLGSAIASTPIDVVRTRLMNQRKLKKSGDLLPAHIYTSTANCFVQTFKNEGFWAFYKGFVPTLFRMGPWNIIFFITYEQLKKLY, from the exons ATGGGAAAGAGAGATTGGCGACCCTTCGTGTACGGCGGCCTTGCGTCCTGTGTAGCAGAATTCG GAACATTTCCAATCGACACGTCCAAGACACGGCTGCAGGTGCAAGGTCAGAAGCTGGACAAGAACCATGCCACTCTCAAGTACCGGGGAATGGTCGACTGTCTGTTGAAAATCGGCAAAAACGAGGGCCTGGCAGGGTTGTACTCAGG TATCTGGCCGGCGGTACTGCGACAAGCCACATACGGTACAATTAAGTTTGGCACATATTATTCGCTTAAGCGGATCATTGTAGAACGTAACGATGGTAAAGAGAGCGTCACAGTAAATCTGTGTTGTGCTGTGATAGCTGGGGCCGTGTCCAGCGCGATTGCCAATCCGACCGATGTGTTGAAAGTGCGCATGCAGGTCCAAGGCAGTCACGGCAATGTTAGTTTGATTGACTGTTTTAAAGACGTGTACACGCACGAAGGAATCTCGGGGCTGTGGAGG GGCGTCAGTCCCACTGCCCAAAGAGCCGCTGTGATTGCCGCAGTCGAATTGCCGGTTTACGACTTTTGCAAAAGTCGCTTGATTCAAACCTTCGGTGATAACGTTACAAACCATTTTAT TTCTAGTCTTTTTGCTAGTTTAGGAAGCGCGATAGCTTCCACGCCGATAGATGTTGTAAGG ACGAGGCTGATGAACCAAAGAAAACTAAAGAAAAGCGGAGACCTCTTGCCAGCGCACATCTACACTAGTACCGCGAATTGTTTCGTTCAGACATTCAAAAACGAGGGTTTTTGGGCATTTTACAAAGGATTCGTTCCCACTCTGTTCCGGATGGGTCCTTGGAACATAATCTTCTTCATAACTTATGAGCAACTGAAGAAGTTGTATTAA
- the Serinc gene encoding probable serine incorporator isoform X1: protein MGAVLGLCSAVPLACCCGSTACSLCCAACPSCRNSTSSRIMYALMLLLGTIAACIMLSPGLQDVLRKVPFCTNSSSNYLPSSVSINCDHAVGYLAVYRICFILTCFFVLMALMMIGVKSSRDPRSGIQNGFWGLKYLLVIGGIIGAFFIPEGSFGETWMYFGMVGGFCFILIQLILIVDFAHSWAEAWVGNYEETESRGWYFALMAITFLNYALTLTGTILLFVFFTKSDGCDLNKFFISINLILSVIVSVISILPAVQENLARSGLLQSSVVSLYVTYLTWSALANSPDTTCNPGLLGIVGAGSKTNNHMGFDTEGIVGLIVWMCCVLYSSLRSASQSSKITMSENMLVKDNGAVRGSGSGNLVENEGYIPIAGKDDGDGGERGEKKVWDNEEETVAYSWTFFHIMFALATLYVMMTLTNWYKPNSSFNKGNSASMWIKIISSWLCLTLYGWTMIAPIALPDRQFN from the exons ATGGGTGCCGTTCTGGGCTTGTGTTCGGCCGTTCCG CTCGCATGTTGCTGCGGGAGCACTGCGTGCTCGTTATGTTGTGCAGCATGTCCTTCGTGCCGCAATTCGACATCGTCGAGGATCATGTATGCCCTGATGCTTTTGTTGGGCACCATAGCGGCCTGCATCATGCTATCACCAGGCCTGCAGGACGTCCTCCGAAAGGTACCTTTTTGTACCAACAGCTCCAGCAACTATCTCCCGAGCTCGGTCTCGATTAACTGCGACCACGCCGTCGGCTATTTAGCCGTGTACAGAATATGTTTCATCTTGACTTGCTTCTTCGTGCTGATGGCCCTCATGATGATAGGGGTGAAGTCGTCACGTGACCCCAGAAGCGGCATACAGAACGG CTTTTGGGGGTTGAAATATTTGTTGGTGATCGGAGGCATCATCGGGGCCTTCTTCATCCCCGAGGGATCATTCGGAGAGACTTGGATGTACTTCGGTATGGTCGGAGGATTTTGCTTCATACTGATCCAGTTGATTTTGATCGTGGACTTTGCCCACTCGTGGGCGGAGGCTTGGGTGGGTAACTACGAAGAAACCGAATCTAGGGGGTGGTACTTTGCCCTGATGGCGATCACCTTCCTCAATTACGCCCTAACCCTCACCGGAACCATCCTTCTCTTCGTATTCTTCACCAAA TCTGACGGGTGCGATTTGAACAAATTCTTCATCTCGATCAATCTCATCTTGTCCGTGATCGTGAGCGTGATCTCGATCTTGCCGGCCGTTCAAGAGAACTTGGCCAGATCTGGACTTCTTCAGTCTTCAGTCGTGTCTTTGTACGTTACGTATTTGACATGGTCTGCGCTCGCCAATTCTCCAG ATACCACCTGCAATCCTGGTCTTCTGGGCATCGTGGGCGCTGGTAGCAAGACAAACAACCACATGGGCTTCGACACCGAAGGAATCGTCGGTTTGATCGTCTGGATGTGTTGCGTCTTGTACTCTTCGCTCCGCTCGGCCAGTCAATCCTCCAAGATCACCATGTCCGAAAACATGCTCGTCAAAGACAACGGCGCCG TAAGGGGCAGCGGATCCGGCAACCTTGTCGAGAACGAAG GCTATATCCCTATCGCAGGTAAAGATGACGGCGACGGTGGAGAAAGGGGAGAGAAGAAAGTGTGGGACAACGAGGAGGAAACAGTTGCGTACTCTTGGACTTTCTTTCACATCATGTTTGCTTTAGCCACACTTTACGTCATGATGACTCTCACTAACTGGTACAA GCCCAACTCGAGCTTCAACAAAGGTAATTCGGCGTCCATGTGGATCAAAATCATCTCCAGCTGGCTCTGCTTGACTTTGTACGGGTGGACCATGATCGCACCGATAGCGTTGCCAGATCGCCAATTCAACTAA
- the Serinc gene encoding probable serine incorporator isoform X2: MGAVLGLCSAVPLACCCGSTACSLCCAACPSCRNSTSSRIMYALMLLLGTIAACIMLSPGLQDVLRKVPFCTNSSSNYLPSSVSINCDHAVGYLAVYRICFILTCFFVLMALMMIGVKSSRDPRSGIQNGFWGLKYLLVIGGIIGAFFIPEGSFGETWMYFGMVGGFCFILIQLILIVDFAHSWAEAWVGNYEETESRGWYFALMAITFLNYALTLTGTILLFVFFTKSDGCDLNKFFISINLILSVIVSVISILPAVQENLARSGLLQSSVVSLYVTYLTWSALANSPDTTCNPGLLGIVGAGSKTNNHMGFDTEGIVGLIVWMCCVLYSSLRSASQSSKITMSENMLVKDNGAVRGSGSGNLVENEGKDDGDGGERGEKKVWDNEEETVAYSWTFFHIMFALATLYVMMTLTNWYKPNSSFNKGNSASMWIKIISSWLCLTLYGWTMIAPIALPDRQFN; the protein is encoded by the exons ATGGGTGCCGTTCTGGGCTTGTGTTCGGCCGTTCCG CTCGCATGTTGCTGCGGGAGCACTGCGTGCTCGTTATGTTGTGCAGCATGTCCTTCGTGCCGCAATTCGACATCGTCGAGGATCATGTATGCCCTGATGCTTTTGTTGGGCACCATAGCGGCCTGCATCATGCTATCACCAGGCCTGCAGGACGTCCTCCGAAAGGTACCTTTTTGTACCAACAGCTCCAGCAACTATCTCCCGAGCTCGGTCTCGATTAACTGCGACCACGCCGTCGGCTATTTAGCCGTGTACAGAATATGTTTCATCTTGACTTGCTTCTTCGTGCTGATGGCCCTCATGATGATAGGGGTGAAGTCGTCACGTGACCCCAGAAGCGGCATACAGAACGG CTTTTGGGGGTTGAAATATTTGTTGGTGATCGGAGGCATCATCGGGGCCTTCTTCATCCCCGAGGGATCATTCGGAGAGACTTGGATGTACTTCGGTATGGTCGGAGGATTTTGCTTCATACTGATCCAGTTGATTTTGATCGTGGACTTTGCCCACTCGTGGGCGGAGGCTTGGGTGGGTAACTACGAAGAAACCGAATCTAGGGGGTGGTACTTTGCCCTGATGGCGATCACCTTCCTCAATTACGCCCTAACCCTCACCGGAACCATCCTTCTCTTCGTATTCTTCACCAAA TCTGACGGGTGCGATTTGAACAAATTCTTCATCTCGATCAATCTCATCTTGTCCGTGATCGTGAGCGTGATCTCGATCTTGCCGGCCGTTCAAGAGAACTTGGCCAGATCTGGACTTCTTCAGTCTTCAGTCGTGTCTTTGTACGTTACGTATTTGACATGGTCTGCGCTCGCCAATTCTCCAG ATACCACCTGCAATCCTGGTCTTCTGGGCATCGTGGGCGCTGGTAGCAAGACAAACAACCACATGGGCTTCGACACCGAAGGAATCGTCGGTTTGATCGTCTGGATGTGTTGCGTCTTGTACTCTTCGCTCCGCTCGGCCAGTCAATCCTCCAAGATCACCATGTCCGAAAACATGCTCGTCAAAGACAACGGCGCCG TAAGGGGCAGCGGATCCGGCAACCTTGTCGAGAACGAAG GTAAAGATGACGGCGACGGTGGAGAAAGGGGAGAGAAGAAAGTGTGGGACAACGAGGAGGAAACAGTTGCGTACTCTTGGACTTTCTTTCACATCATGTTTGCTTTAGCCACACTTTACGTCATGATGACTCTCACTAACTGGTACAA GCCCAACTCGAGCTTCAACAAAGGTAATTCGGCGTCCATGTGGATCAAAATCATCTCCAGCTGGCTCTGCTTGACTTTGTACGGGTGGACCATGATCGCACCGATAGCGTTGCCAGATCGCCAATTCAACTAA
- the Bmcp gene encoding mitochondrial uncoupling protein Bmcp isoform X3 → MVAGGGGMGKRDWRPFVYGGLASCVAEFGTFPIDTSKTRLQVQGQKLDKNHATLKYRGMVDCLLKIGKNEGLAGLYSGIWPAVLRQATYERNDGKESVTVNLCCAVIAGAVSSAIANPTDVLKVRMQVQGSHGNVSLIDCFKDVYTHEGISGLWRGVSPTAQRAAVIAAVELPVYDFCKSRLIQTFGDNVTNHFISSLFASLGSAIASTPIDVVRTRLMNQRKLKKSGDLLPAHIYTSTANCFVQTFKNEGFWAFYKGFVPTLFRMGPWNIIFFITYEQLKKLY, encoded by the exons ATGGTCGCAGGAGGTGGTGGCATGGGAAAGAGAGATTGGCGACCCTTCGTGTACGGCGGCCTTGCGTCCTGTGTAGCAGAATTCG GAACATTTCCAATCGACACGTCCAAGACACGGCTGCAGGTGCAAGGTCAGAAGCTGGACAAGAACCATGCCACTCTCAAGTACCGGGGAATGGTCGACTGTCTGTTGAAAATCGGCAAAAACGAGGGCCTGGCAGGGTTGTACTCAGG TATCTGGCCGGCGGTACTGCGACAAGCCACATACG AACGTAACGATGGTAAAGAGAGCGTCACAGTAAATCTGTGTTGTGCTGTGATAGCTGGGGCCGTGTCCAGCGCGATTGCCAATCCGACCGATGTGTTGAAAGTGCGCATGCAGGTCCAAGGCAGTCACGGCAATGTTAGTTTGATTGACTGTTTTAAAGACGTGTACACGCACGAAGGAATCTCGGGGCTGTGGAGG GGCGTCAGTCCCACTGCCCAAAGAGCCGCTGTGATTGCCGCAGTCGAATTGCCGGTTTACGACTTTTGCAAAAGTCGCTTGATTCAAACCTTCGGTGATAACGTTACAAACCATTTTAT TTCTAGTCTTTTTGCTAGTTTAGGAAGCGCGATAGCTTCCACGCCGATAGATGTTGTAAGG ACGAGGCTGATGAACCAAAGAAAACTAAAGAAAAGCGGAGACCTCTTGCCAGCGCACATCTACACTAGTACCGCGAATTGTTTCGTTCAGACATTCAAAAACGAGGGTTTTTGGGCATTTTACAAAGGATTCGTTCCCACTCTGTTCCGGATGGGTCCTTGGAACATAATCTTCTTCATAACTTATGAGCAACTGAAGAAGTTGTATTAA
- the Bmcp gene encoding mitochondrial uncoupling protein Bmcp isoform X1 → MVAGGGGMGKRDWRPFVYGGLASCVAEFGTFPIDTSKTRLQVQGQKLDKNHATLKYRGMVDCLLKIGKNEGLAGLYSGIWPAVLRQATYGTIKFGTYYSLKRIIVERNDGKESVTVNLCCAVIAGAVSSAIANPTDVLKVRMQVQGSHGNVSLIDCFKDVYTHEGISGLWRGVSPTAQRAAVIAAVELPVYDFCKSRLIQTFGDNVTNHFISSLFASLGSAIASTPIDVVRTRLMNQRKLKKSGDLLPAHIYTSTANCFVQTFKNEGFWAFYKGFVPTLFRMGPWNIIFFITYEQLKKLY, encoded by the exons ATGGTCGCAGGAGGTGGTGGCATGGGAAAGAGAGATTGGCGACCCTTCGTGTACGGCGGCCTTGCGTCCTGTGTAGCAGAATTCG GAACATTTCCAATCGACACGTCCAAGACACGGCTGCAGGTGCAAGGTCAGAAGCTGGACAAGAACCATGCCACTCTCAAGTACCGGGGAATGGTCGACTGTCTGTTGAAAATCGGCAAAAACGAGGGCCTGGCAGGGTTGTACTCAGG TATCTGGCCGGCGGTACTGCGACAAGCCACATACGGTACAATTAAGTTTGGCACATATTATTCGCTTAAGCGGATCATTGTAGAACGTAACGATGGTAAAGAGAGCGTCACAGTAAATCTGTGTTGTGCTGTGATAGCTGGGGCCGTGTCCAGCGCGATTGCCAATCCGACCGATGTGTTGAAAGTGCGCATGCAGGTCCAAGGCAGTCACGGCAATGTTAGTTTGATTGACTGTTTTAAAGACGTGTACACGCACGAAGGAATCTCGGGGCTGTGGAGG GGCGTCAGTCCCACTGCCCAAAGAGCCGCTGTGATTGCCGCAGTCGAATTGCCGGTTTACGACTTTTGCAAAAGTCGCTTGATTCAAACCTTCGGTGATAACGTTACAAACCATTTTAT TTCTAGTCTTTTTGCTAGTTTAGGAAGCGCGATAGCTTCCACGCCGATAGATGTTGTAAGG ACGAGGCTGATGAACCAAAGAAAACTAAAGAAAAGCGGAGACCTCTTGCCAGCGCACATCTACACTAGTACCGCGAATTGTTTCGTTCAGACATTCAAAAACGAGGGTTTTTGGGCATTTTACAAAGGATTCGTTCCCACTCTGTTCCGGATGGGTCCTTGGAACATAATCTTCTTCATAACTTATGAGCAACTGAAGAAGTTGTATTAA
- the Serinc gene encoding probable serine incorporator isoform X3, with protein MGAVLGLCSAVPLACCCGSTACSLCCAACPSCRNSTSSRIMYALMLLLGTIAACIMLSPGLQDVLRKVPFCTNSSSNYLPSSVSINCDHAVGYLAVYRICFILTCFFVLMALMMIGVKSSRDPRSGIQNGFWGLKYLLVIGGIIGAFFIPEGSFGETWMYFGMVGGFCFILIQLILIVDFAHSWAEAWVGNYEETESRGWYFALMAITFLNYALTLTGTILLFVFFTKSDGCDLNKFFISINLILSVIVSVISILPAVQENLARSGLLQSSVVSLYVTYLTWSALANSPDTTCNPGLLGIVGAGSKTNNHMGFDTEGIVGLIVWMCCVLYSSLRSASQSSKITMSENMLVKDNGAGYIPIAGKDDGDGGERGEKKVWDNEEETVAYSWTFFHIMFALATLYVMMTLTNWYKPNSSFNKGNSASMWIKIISSWLCLTLYGWTMIAPIALPDRQFN; from the exons ATGGGTGCCGTTCTGGGCTTGTGTTCGGCCGTTCCG CTCGCATGTTGCTGCGGGAGCACTGCGTGCTCGTTATGTTGTGCAGCATGTCCTTCGTGCCGCAATTCGACATCGTCGAGGATCATGTATGCCCTGATGCTTTTGTTGGGCACCATAGCGGCCTGCATCATGCTATCACCAGGCCTGCAGGACGTCCTCCGAAAGGTACCTTTTTGTACCAACAGCTCCAGCAACTATCTCCCGAGCTCGGTCTCGATTAACTGCGACCACGCCGTCGGCTATTTAGCCGTGTACAGAATATGTTTCATCTTGACTTGCTTCTTCGTGCTGATGGCCCTCATGATGATAGGGGTGAAGTCGTCACGTGACCCCAGAAGCGGCATACAGAACGG CTTTTGGGGGTTGAAATATTTGTTGGTGATCGGAGGCATCATCGGGGCCTTCTTCATCCCCGAGGGATCATTCGGAGAGACTTGGATGTACTTCGGTATGGTCGGAGGATTTTGCTTCATACTGATCCAGTTGATTTTGATCGTGGACTTTGCCCACTCGTGGGCGGAGGCTTGGGTGGGTAACTACGAAGAAACCGAATCTAGGGGGTGGTACTTTGCCCTGATGGCGATCACCTTCCTCAATTACGCCCTAACCCTCACCGGAACCATCCTTCTCTTCGTATTCTTCACCAAA TCTGACGGGTGCGATTTGAACAAATTCTTCATCTCGATCAATCTCATCTTGTCCGTGATCGTGAGCGTGATCTCGATCTTGCCGGCCGTTCAAGAGAACTTGGCCAGATCTGGACTTCTTCAGTCTTCAGTCGTGTCTTTGTACGTTACGTATTTGACATGGTCTGCGCTCGCCAATTCTCCAG ATACCACCTGCAATCCTGGTCTTCTGGGCATCGTGGGCGCTGGTAGCAAGACAAACAACCACATGGGCTTCGACACCGAAGGAATCGTCGGTTTGATCGTCTGGATGTGTTGCGTCTTGTACTCTTCGCTCCGCTCGGCCAGTCAATCCTCCAAGATCACCATGTCCGAAAACATGCTCGTCAAAGACAACGGCGCCG GCTATATCCCTATCGCAGGTAAAGATGACGGCGACGGTGGAGAAAGGGGAGAGAAGAAAGTGTGGGACAACGAGGAGGAAACAGTTGCGTACTCTTGGACTTTCTTTCACATCATGTTTGCTTTAGCCACACTTTACGTCATGATGACTCTCACTAACTGGTACAA GCCCAACTCGAGCTTCAACAAAGGTAATTCGGCGTCCATGTGGATCAAAATCATCTCCAGCTGGCTCTGCTTGACTTTGTACGGGTGGACCATGATCGCACCGATAGCGTTGCCAGATCGCCAATTCAACTAA
- the Serinc gene encoding probable serine incorporator isoform X4: MGAVLGLCSAVPLACCCGSTACSLCCAACPSCRNSTSSRIMYALMLLLGTIAACIMLSPGLQDVLRKVPFCTNSSSNYLPSSVSINCDHAVGYLAVYRICFILTCFFVLMALMMIGVKSSRDPRSGIQNGFWGLKYLLVIGGIIGAFFIPEGSFGETWMYFGMVGGFCFILIQLILIVDFAHSWAEAWVGNYEETESRGWYFALMAITFLNYALTLTGTILLFVFFTKSDGCDLNKFFISINLILSVIVSVISILPAVQENLARSGLLQSSVVSLYVTYLTWSALANSPDTTCNPGLLGIVGAGSKTNNHMGFDTEGIVGLIVWMCCVLYSSLRSASQSSKITMSENMLVKDNGAGKDDGDGGERGEKKVWDNEEETVAYSWTFFHIMFALATLYVMMTLTNWYKPNSSFNKGNSASMWIKIISSWLCLTLYGWTMIAPIALPDRQFN, translated from the exons ATGGGTGCCGTTCTGGGCTTGTGTTCGGCCGTTCCG CTCGCATGTTGCTGCGGGAGCACTGCGTGCTCGTTATGTTGTGCAGCATGTCCTTCGTGCCGCAATTCGACATCGTCGAGGATCATGTATGCCCTGATGCTTTTGTTGGGCACCATAGCGGCCTGCATCATGCTATCACCAGGCCTGCAGGACGTCCTCCGAAAGGTACCTTTTTGTACCAACAGCTCCAGCAACTATCTCCCGAGCTCGGTCTCGATTAACTGCGACCACGCCGTCGGCTATTTAGCCGTGTACAGAATATGTTTCATCTTGACTTGCTTCTTCGTGCTGATGGCCCTCATGATGATAGGGGTGAAGTCGTCACGTGACCCCAGAAGCGGCATACAGAACGG CTTTTGGGGGTTGAAATATTTGTTGGTGATCGGAGGCATCATCGGGGCCTTCTTCATCCCCGAGGGATCATTCGGAGAGACTTGGATGTACTTCGGTATGGTCGGAGGATTTTGCTTCATACTGATCCAGTTGATTTTGATCGTGGACTTTGCCCACTCGTGGGCGGAGGCTTGGGTGGGTAACTACGAAGAAACCGAATCTAGGGGGTGGTACTTTGCCCTGATGGCGATCACCTTCCTCAATTACGCCCTAACCCTCACCGGAACCATCCTTCTCTTCGTATTCTTCACCAAA TCTGACGGGTGCGATTTGAACAAATTCTTCATCTCGATCAATCTCATCTTGTCCGTGATCGTGAGCGTGATCTCGATCTTGCCGGCCGTTCAAGAGAACTTGGCCAGATCTGGACTTCTTCAGTCTTCAGTCGTGTCTTTGTACGTTACGTATTTGACATGGTCTGCGCTCGCCAATTCTCCAG ATACCACCTGCAATCCTGGTCTTCTGGGCATCGTGGGCGCTGGTAGCAAGACAAACAACCACATGGGCTTCGACACCGAAGGAATCGTCGGTTTGATCGTCTGGATGTGTTGCGTCTTGTACTCTTCGCTCCGCTCGGCCAGTCAATCCTCCAAGATCACCATGTCCGAAAACATGCTCGTCAAAGACAACGGCGCCG GTAAAGATGACGGCGACGGTGGAGAAAGGGGAGAGAAGAAAGTGTGGGACAACGAGGAGGAAACAGTTGCGTACTCTTGGACTTTCTTTCACATCATGTTTGCTTTAGCCACACTTTACGTCATGATGACTCTCACTAACTGGTACAA GCCCAACTCGAGCTTCAACAAAGGTAATTCGGCGTCCATGTGGATCAAAATCATCTCCAGCTGGCTCTGCTTGACTTTGTACGGGTGGACCATGATCGCACCGATAGCGTTGCCAGATCGCCAATTCAACTAA